The following are encoded together in the Clostridium sp. BJN0013 genome:
- a CDS encoding outer membrane lipoprotein carrier protein LolA, with translation MTDKEKKLTDYIDSLNNEKKPKEHGNPADTPEMEELFETVRLVRSLKEPGLPEDNYVKNLANNVNKQFLREKALKRSGKRWFLGIASVAAAVALIVILNILRPFGKLDMVYAMEKAFKEVKAYHGILQVIETNAQGKSTVQSKLEVWADKEGKYYVKGLEGAQKDVITVNNGQKKWQIQPGQKEVEVLAAFPDSYSFIFELGKEIDDVKNALETKIVAEDKVSGRTAIVMEVTPKGGSPYKIWIDKDTKMPLQKQSAMQYSIQYKVCYTSIDFIESIPKELLAYNVPKGFKEIDTNTEQIVNSLADVKEILGFTPTVPKDVPSSFIQNNISIVNDAKVVKINYTSKDNKKKVVILQKKSDSEFKPASMSVLGKVNNNVAEIQSPIQSEVGVLQGQGAYADITGISSVRWKQDGFEYAVIGNTYLEELELFIKGLTSGIVDISSKEQSSDKPQVEVPVDLKVEEQEQKNVDAGHSPWKLDPVFVAQVFASLKISPEGIQGEYPIKYEELKVIENTGKEAIVEVGGDKTTIKRVYLKRLIREDNTGIWTVVGYDPLKNQQ, from the coding sequence ATGACCGATAAAGAAAAGAAGTTAACGGATTATATTGACAGTTTAAATAATGAAAAAAAACCTAAAGAACATGGAAACCCAGCAGATACACCTGAAATGGAGGAACTTTTTGAAACTGTAAGGTTAGTACGCAGTTTAAAAGAACCAGGTCTTCCAGAAGACAATTATGTTAAAAATTTAGCTAATAATGTAAATAAGCAGTTCCTGAGAGAAAAAGCCTTAAAGAGGTCAGGAAAAAGGTGGTTTTTAGGGATAGCCTCTGTTGCGGCAGCTGTTGCATTAATCGTTATATTGAATATACTGCGGCCTTTTGGAAAGTTGGATATGGTCTATGCCATGGAGAAGGCTTTTAAGGAAGTAAAAGCTTATCATGGGATTCTTCAGGTTATAGAAACTAATGCACAGGGAAAATCTACAGTACAGTCGAAATTGGAAGTATGGGCTGATAAGGAAGGAAAATATTATGTTAAAGGATTGGAAGGAGCTCAAAAGGATGTGATTACTGTAAATAATGGACAAAAGAAATGGCAGATTCAGCCAGGGCAAAAGGAAGTAGAGGTATTAGCTGCTTTTCCTGATTCCTATAGTTTTATATTTGAATTGGGAAAAGAGATAGATGACGTAAAAAATGCACTTGAAACTAAGATTGTAGCTGAAGACAAGGTTTCAGGAAGAACTGCTATTGTAATGGAAGTAACTCCAAAGGGGGGAAGCCCTTATAAAATATGGATTGATAAAGATACCAAAATGCCACTGCAAAAACAATCTGCCATGCAGTACTCCATTCAATATAAGGTATGCTATACAAGTATAGATTTTATTGAAAGTATTCCTAAGGAACTTTTGGCCTACAATGTACCAAAAGGGTTTAAAGAAATAGATACAAATACGGAGCAGATTGTAAATAGTCTGGCAGATGTTAAAGAAATCTTGGGATTTACACCTACAGTACCTAAAGATGTTCCATCATCATTTATTCAAAACAATATATCAATAGTAAATGATGCTAAAGTTGTTAAGATAAATTATACCTCCAAAGATAATAAAAAAAAGGTTGTGATTTTACAAAAAAAATCTGATAGTGAATTTAAACCAGCATCTATGTCAGTTTTAGGAAAGGTAAACAACAATGTAGCAGAAATTCAATCGCCTATACAGAGTGAGGTAGGAGTTCTTCAAGGACAGGGGGCTTATGCAGATATAACAGGTATAAGTTCAGTTAGATGGAAGCAAGATGGTTTTGAATATGCTGTGATTGGTAACACTTATTTAGAAGAACTAGAATTATTTATAAAGGGTTTAACTAGTGGTATAGTTGACATATCATCAAAAGAACAGTCATCAGATAAACCACAAGTTGAAGTTCCTGTTGATTTAAAAGTGGAAGAGCAGGAACAGAAAAATGTGGATGCAGGACATTCACCCTGGAAATTAGATCCTGTTTTTGTAGCTCAGGTTTTCGCAAGTTTAAAAATTTCGCCTGAAGGTATTCAAGGGGAGTATCCTATTAAATATGAAGAATTAAAGGTGATTGAAAATACCGGCAAAGAAGCAATTGTAGAGGTAGGCGGAGATAAGACTACTATAAAAAGAGTGTATTTAAAAAGACTTATAAGAGAAGATAATACAGGAATATGGACTGTAGTTGGATATGACCCATTGAAAAATCAACAATAG
- the ilvN gene encoding acetolactate synthase small subunit, which yields MKKHVLSILVENHSGVLSKVAGLFSRRGYNIHSLTVGITEDPEISRITIVSIGDDYVVEQINKQLNKLIEVIKIIDLTDTPSVYRELSLVKVSADPSNKLIIMETVNTFRGNIVDMNEKSMMIEITGDEDKISAFIEIMKPYGIKEIVRTGLTALQRGCKS from the coding sequence ATAAAAAAGCATGTATTATCAATATTAGTAGAAAATCATTCAGGTGTTTTAAGTAAAGTAGCTGGCCTGTTCAGTAGAAGGGGATATAATATCCACAGTCTTACAGTAGGAATCACAGAGGATCCTGAAATATCAAGAATAACCATTGTATCTATTGGGGATGACTATGTGGTGGAACAGATTAATAAGCAGTTGAATAAGCTAATTGAAGTTATAAAAATAATAGATCTTACAGATACTCCTTCAGTGTATAGGGAACTTTCCTTGGTAAAGGTATCTGCAGACCCAAGTAATAAATTGATAATTATGGAAACTGTAAATACTTTTAGGGGAAACATAGTTGATATGAATGAAAAGAGTATGATGATTGAGATAACTGGAGATGAAGATAAAATATCTGCCTTTATTGAGATCATGAAACCTTATGGAATCAAGGAAATTGTACGTACAGGACTTACAGCCCTTCAAAGAGGATGTAAATCATAA
- a CDS encoding TetR/AcrR family transcriptional regulator encodes MARIADPEKMDSIKRAVMECVIDYGYAGVSTALICKKAGVSPGYLYRYYDSKEELVQELVDSKIGVIVNDFISDIDSSDTMYEAGYKTIRKLFMNANKEPMLAKFSASIVMDLRIPTKEKFNKFSGVLNLAKKCIELGKKTGEIKSNITTTEVLIVSFTIPFRYLSFSLELENDKKFTEEEAKRIAKICVNALK; translated from the coding sequence ATGGCAAGAATTGCAGATCCTGAAAAAATGGATAGTATTAAGAGAGCAGTCATGGAATGTGTAATAGATTATGGATATGCAGGAGTATCTACTGCTCTGATCTGTAAGAAAGCAGGAGTTTCACCTGGATATTTATATCGATATTATGATAGTAAAGAAGAATTGGTACAAGAATTGGTAGATTCAAAGATAGGAGTAATAGTTAATGATTTTATATCAGATATTGATTCTTCTGATACTATGTATGAAGCCGGATATAAAACAATAAGAAAATTATTTATGAATGCGAATAAGGAACCAATGCTGGCAAAATTTTCTGCTTCTATTGTAATGGATCTAAGAATACCGACAAAAGAAAAATTTAATAAATTTAGTGGTGTCTTAAATTTAGCGAAAAAATGCATTGAGTTAGGAAAAAAAACAGGTGAAATTAAGTCTAACATAACTACTACGGAAGTACTGATTGTATCTTTTACAATTCCATTTAGGTACTTATCATTTTCGTTAGAATTGGAAAATGATAAAAAATTTACAGAAGAAGAAGCTAAAAGAATAGCAAAAATATGTGTTAATGCATTGAAATAA
- a CDS encoding RNA polymerase sigma factor, with the protein MIDGEKNIKIDDIRSIEKMCIATWEPLYRFIYFKVQNREEAEDITQETYFKAISYIRKNNIEVDKFIGFLKIVSLNILRDKWRKNKRQGSIVNFDNINPESASVEDCTEDMAQREVIQNALKLLNEEQRTVIELRILKGFSVEDTARQMNKKVGNIRVLQYRALQNLTKILKDEY; encoded by the coding sequence ATGATAGATGGTGAAAAGAATATTAAGATAGATGACATAAGATCTATTGAAAAGATGTGTATAGCTACATGGGAACCATTGTATCGTTTTATATACTTTAAAGTACAAAATCGTGAAGAAGCTGAAGATATTACTCAGGAAACTTATTTCAAAGCTATTTCATATATACGAAAAAATAATATAGAAGTGGATAAATTTATAGGTTTTTTAAAAATTGTTTCATTAAATATCCTGAGAGATAAGTGGCGTAAAAACAAACGTCAGGGCAGCATAGTTAACTTTGATAATATAAACCCGGAGTCAGCGTCAGTAGAAGATTGTACGGAGGATATGGCACAGCGTGAAGTTATACAAAATGCATTAAAGCTTTTAAATGAGGAACAGCGCACTGTTATTGAGTTAAGAATATTAAAAGGATTCTCCGTAGAGGATACTGCCAGGCAGATGAATAAAAAAGTGGGCAATATTCGGGTCCTACAATATAGGGCACTACAAAACCTTACAAAAATTCTCAAGGATGAATATTAA
- the adhE gene encoding bifunctional acetaldehyde-CoA/alcohol dehydrogenase, whose amino-acid sequence MKVTNDEELMKKLQKVREAQEKFSTYTQEQVDAIFKQAAMAANSARIKLAKMAVEETGMGIVEDKVIKNHFVSEYVYNKYKDEQTCGVLERDEGFGMVRIAEPVGVIAAVVPTTNPTSTAIFKALIALKTRNGIVFSPHPRAKRSTVEAAEIVLDAAVEAGAPAEIIGWIDEPSIELSQLVMREADLILATGGPGMVRAAYSSGKPAIGVGPGNTPVIIDDSANIKMAVNSILLSKSFDHGVICASEQSVMVLDGIYEEVRREFSERGGYILKNDEIDKVRKTILVNGSISPDIVGQSACKIAEMAGVRVPERTKILIGEVESVELEEPFSREKLSPVLAMYKVKNFNDGLEKAARLVELGGIGHTSVLYVNTMTQKEKVEKFGEAMKTGRTLINMPSAQGAIGDLYNFKLAPSLTLGCGSWGGNSISENVGPKHLLNIKSIAERRENMLWFRVPEKIYFKYGGLGTALKELKTMHKKKAFIVTDKVLYQLGYTDSITKILGEMGVGYKIFTDVEPDPSIATAKKGSAEMLEYNPDTIISVGGGSAMDAAKIMWVMYEHPEIKFEDLAMRFMDIRKRVYTFPKMGEKAMMISVATSAGTGSEVTPFTVITDEKTGAKYPLADYELTPDMAIIDAELMMNMPKGLTAASGIDALTHALEAYVSVMASEYTNGLALEAIRLIFKYLPLAYAEGTTNVKAREKMAHASTMAGMAFANAFLGVCHSMAHKLGAAHHIPHGIANALMIDEVIKFNAVNDPRKQAIFPQYKYPNAKWRYARIADHLQLGGNSEDEKVGLLIKAIDELKEKINIPKTIREAGVVEKKFYATLDDMSEQAFDDQCTGTNPRYPLISEIKQMYINAFDKVSPIVEEEEKLKVSLLQK is encoded by the coding sequence ATGAAAGTTACAAATGATGAGGAATTAATGAAAAAATTACAAAAGGTAAGAGAGGCACAGGAGAAATTTTCTACTTATACCCAGGAACAGGTAGATGCGATTTTCAAACAGGCAGCTATGGCAGCCAATAGTGCCAGAATAAAACTTGCTAAAATGGCTGTAGAAGAAACTGGCATGGGAATTGTGGAAGATAAAGTTATCAAAAATCATTTTGTTTCAGAATATGTGTACAATAAATATAAAGATGAACAGACCTGCGGAGTTTTAGAAAGAGATGAAGGTTTTGGTATGGTTAGAATTGCAGAACCCGTAGGTGTTATTGCAGCAGTTGTGCCCACTACAAATCCCACCTCTACGGCAATATTCAAAGCTCTAATAGCCCTTAAAACCCGAAATGGCATAGTTTTTTCACCTCATCCTAGAGCTAAGAGATCAACTGTTGAGGCAGCAGAAATAGTCCTCGATGCTGCAGTTGAGGCAGGGGCACCGGCGGAAATTATAGGATGGATAGATGAACCGTCAATTGAGCTTTCTCAGCTAGTAATGAGGGAGGCGGATTTAATCCTTGCTACAGGCGGGCCAGGTATGGTTAGGGCAGCTTATTCATCGGGAAAACCTGCCATAGGAGTTGGTCCTGGAAATACTCCGGTTATAATTGATGACAGTGCAAATATTAAAATGGCAGTAAACTCCATACTTCTTTCAAAAAGCTTTGATCATGGTGTGATTTGTGCCTCGGAACAGTCGGTAATGGTACTGGATGGAATATATGAGGAAGTAAGGAGAGAATTTTCAGAAAGAGGAGGCTATATACTGAAAAATGACGAGATAGATAAGGTCAGAAAGACTATTTTGGTTAATGGAAGTATAAGTCCTGATATTGTTGGACAGAGTGCTTGTAAAATAGCAGAAATGGCAGGAGTGAGAGTGCCTGAGAGAACAAAGATACTTATAGGTGAAGTAGAGTCCGTAGAACTTGAAGAACCATTCTCTCGTGAAAAATTATCTCCGGTTCTTGCCATGTACAAAGTTAAAAATTTCAATGATGGTCTGGAAAAAGCAGCAAGACTGGTTGAATTGGGAGGCATAGGGCATACTTCTGTGCTTTATGTAAATACCATGACCCAAAAAGAAAAAGTGGAAAAATTCGGTGAAGCTATGAAGACAGGTAGAACCCTTATAAATATGCCGTCAGCACAGGGAGCTATAGGAGATCTATATAATTTTAAACTGGCTCCTTCATTGACCCTTGGCTGCGGTTCCTGGGGAGGAAACTCCATATCGGAAAATGTTGGACCAAAACATTTGTTGAATATAAAAAGTATTGCGGAGAGGAGAGAAAACATGCTTTGGTTTAGAGTTCCTGAAAAAATTTATTTCAAATATGGTGGACTTGGAACTGCCTTGAAAGAATTAAAGACTATGCATAAGAAGAAGGCTTTTATAGTAACAGATAAAGTTCTTTATCAATTAGGATATACGGATAGTATTACAAAAATTCTTGGAGAAATGGGAGTAGGTTATAAAATATTTACAGATGTGGAACCAGATCCAAGTATTGCTACAGCTAAAAAAGGTTCAGCAGAAATGCTTGAATATAATCCGGATACTATTATATCAGTTGGCGGTGGTTCCGCAATGGATGCTGCAAAAATTATGTGGGTGATGTACGAACATCCTGAAATAAAATTTGAAGACCTGGCCATGAGATTTATGGATATAAGAAAGAGAGTTTATACATTCCCTAAGATGGGCGAAAAAGCGATGATGATTTCGGTGGCTACCTCTGCAGGAACAGGCTCAGAAGTTACTCCGTTTACAGTAATTACTGATGAAAAAACAGGAGCCAAATATCCTCTGGCGGATTATGAATTAACACCAGATATGGCTATAATTGATGCAGAGCTTATGATGAATATGCCAAAGGGACTAACTGCAGCATCGGGTATAGATGCACTGACCCATGCCCTGGAGGCTTATGTATCTGTAATGGCCTCAGAATATACCAATGGGTTGGCACTTGAAGCAATAAGATTGATATTTAAGTATTTACCGTTAGCCTATGCAGAAGGAACCACTAATGTAAAAGCCAGAGAAAAAATGGCACATGCTTCAACTATGGCAGGTATGGCATTTGCCAATGCATTTTTAGGAGTATGCCACTCCATGGCACACAAATTAGGAGCTGCGCACCATATACCTCATGGAATTGCCAATGCACTTATGATAGATGAAGTTATAAAATTTAATGCAGTAAATGATCCGAGAAAACAGGCAATATTTCCTCAATATAAATACCCAAACGCCAAGTGGAGATATGCCAGAATAGCTGATCATTTGCAGTTAGGCGGAAATAGTGAGGATGAAAAAGTAGGGCTTTTGATAAAGGCAATAGATGAGCTAAAAGAAAAGATAAATATCCCAAAAACCATTAGGGAGGCAGGAGTTGTGGAGAAAAAATTTTATGCCACCTTAGATGATATGTCGGAACAGGCCTTTGATGATCAGTGTACAGGGACAAATCCACGGTATCCGCTTATAAGTGAAATAAAACAGATGTATATAAATGCCTTCGATAAAGTAAGTCCTATTGTAGAAGAGGAAGAAAAACTAAAAGTATCTTTGTTACAAAAATAA
- a CDS encoding RND family transporter, which translates to MKNRVKIEPSDLVINFIVNKSKYIEIFFAILVAISMFLYPFVKVNYDLTKYLPDTVASKVGLNLMKKEFGYPGTARIMIKNVSLYQAKLYKEEIEAVDGVDTVFWADTTEDIKKYTDVYTSDTFIKAENIQDYYKDNCAVMDISFIAGDSDTRTSKALDKIYEIVGDKGSFTGPAVQNKSLSESLNKEMKSATVIVVIVVAVVLLLTTTAWLEPLLFLLVMGIAIVINMGTNVFLGEISFMTASVAPVLQMAVAMDYSIFLMHAFTREKDEGKEPKEAIRIAIRQSASSVIACGMATIIGFLALTIMKFSIGYDLGIVLAKGIFISLLTVLFLMPCMIIRSQNMIQKTAHRKLIKLPKNLAKNIFKVKYVALGLAIFLAVPCFIAKDMNSFLFGNSAVGAGEGTQVYKDEQEIDRIFGRSNMLMALVPNDSNIKEKQLSDELGKLSYVKKVTSLENTLPEGIPESIIPNQITTQFHSGKYARILVYIRTREESASAFRYSDEIKGVVQKYYPQHSFLIGATPFTQDIKTIITRDYTFVDKLSLLGVVVVAMLAFRSLLLPVLLVVPIEIAIFFNMAIPYFMGENMIFMGYIIVSCIQLAATVDYAILMTNYYLEYRMRLDKRQAILEMIWAAVPPIMNSGIILSFAGYTLYFTSSIAAIGAMGHLIGRGALLSIAMVVVLLPALLYIFDSQIYRHISRRKQLKDKIKKKLAHKLQLAGMLSEAEGESSEF; encoded by the coding sequence ATGAAAAATAGAGTAAAAATTGAACCATCTGATTTAGTAATCAATTTTATCGTAAATAAAAGCAAATATATCGAAATATTTTTCGCTATCTTGGTTGCAATCAGCATGTTTTTATATCCGTTTGTGAAAGTCAATTATGATCTGACCAAATATCTGCCCGATACGGTGGCATCCAAAGTCGGCTTAAATCTTATGAAGAAGGAGTTTGGTTATCCCGGTACCGCACGTATTATGATCAAAAATGTATCCTTGTATCAAGCAAAGCTGTATAAAGAAGAGATAGAGGCGGTAGATGGCGTAGATACAGTTTTCTGGGCAGATACAACAGAGGATATTAAAAAGTATACCGATGTGTATACTTCTGATACCTTTATAAAAGCTGAAAACATCCAGGATTATTATAAAGACAATTGTGCAGTGATGGATATTTCTTTTATTGCAGGAGATTCCGATACAAGAACGTCGAAAGCACTGGACAAGATTTATGAGATTGTAGGGGATAAGGGCAGCTTTACAGGACCGGCTGTTCAAAATAAATCTTTGAGTGAGAGCTTGAACAAGGAAATGAAAAGTGCTACGGTCATTGTCGTCATCGTCGTGGCAGTGGTACTGCTTCTAACAACAACAGCATGGCTGGAGCCGTTGTTGTTTCTTCTGGTCATGGGGATCGCCATCGTGATCAATATGGGAACAAACGTATTTCTGGGAGAGATATCATTTATGACGGCAAGTGTGGCTCCCGTCCTTCAGATGGCAGTTGCAATGGACTATTCTATTTTTCTGATGCATGCGTTTACCAGAGAAAAAGATGAGGGCAAAGAACCCAAAGAGGCGATTAGGATTGCCATACGGCAATCCGCATCCTCCGTTATTGCCTGCGGCATGGCAACCATTATTGGTTTTTTAGCGTTGACCATCATGAAGTTCTCAATAGGCTACGACTTGGGCATTGTTCTGGCAAAGGGAATTTTTATCAGCCTGTTGACCGTTTTGTTTTTGATGCCTTGCATGATTATACGCAGCCAAAATATGATTCAAAAAACTGCACATCGTAAACTGATAAAGCTTCCCAAAAATCTAGCCAAAAATATTTTCAAGGTCAAATATGTGGCACTGGGGCTTGCAATATTTTTGGCAGTGCCATGCTTTATTGCAAAAGATATGAACAGCTTTCTTTTCGGCAACTCGGCGGTGGGTGCGGGGGAAGGAACTCAGGTTTATAAAGATGAGCAGGAGATTGACAGGATTTTTGGAAGAAGCAATATGCTCATGGCATTGGTACCAAATGATTCCAACATAAAAGAGAAACAATTGTCCGATGAACTGGGGAAACTCAGTTATGTGAAAAAGGTAACCTCACTGGAAAATACGCTGCCGGAAGGTATACCGGAAAGCATCATTCCCAATCAAATCACCACACAATTTCACTCGGGCAAATATGCCCGGATACTAGTTTACATAAGGACACGGGAAGAAAGTGCCTCGGCATTTCGATATTCTGATGAGATCAAAGGCGTCGTTCAAAAGTATTATCCACAGCATTCGTTTTTGATTGGAGCCACGCCTTTTACACAGGATATCAAAACCATCATCACCCGTGATTATACCTTTGTAGACAAGCTTTCTCTACTGGGAGTGGTAGTTGTGGCAATGTTGGCTTTCAGATCACTGTTGCTTCCTGTTTTACTGGTAGTACCTATCGAAATAGCCATTTTTTTCAATATGGCAATACCTTATTTTATGGGAGAAAATATGATTTTCATGGGTTACATTATCGTCAGCTGCATCCAATTGGCTGCAACCGTGGACTATGCAATATTGATGACCAACTACTATTTAGAATATCGAATGCGTTTGGATAAAAGACAGGCTATCCTGGAAATGATTTGGGCAGCAGTTCCACCCATTATGAATTCCGGAATAATTCTGTCCTTTGCAGGATATACACTTTACTTCACTTCCAGTATTGCGGCCATTGGTGCTATGGGACATCTCATCGGACGTGGGGCACTGCTGAGCATTGCAATGGTAGTTGTGCTGCTGCCGGCACTGCTGTACATTTTTGATTCGCAAATCTACAGGCATATTTCCAGAAGAAAGCAGCTGAAAGATAAAATCAAGAAAAAACTTGCACATAAGCTGCAATTGGCTGGAATGTTGTCTGAAGCAGAAGGGGAAAGCAGTGAATTCTAA
- a CDS encoding DUF1232 domain-containing protein: MYEDKKKSKLGSMIRTLLKENSLSMRKLSSLSGIDTATISRIVNGKQCANMNHLRILSKCLNVPIKKLLIADGYDITSLNDENSMDSSSLIKNIHELLKLPDLLNYKCDLSKIEEELEKYKIYALTEEGKNIIYKDFNKKIEAVNGSGLFIEELKQMYKKFCDESIPEEIHALLGSGLLYFILSVDIIPDYVFPIGYLDDIIAIKLVLHNILEVKQKHEHEKDMYNIL; encoded by the coding sequence GTGTATGAAGATAAGAAAAAATCTAAATTAGGATCTATGATTAGAACTTTACTAAAAGAAAATTCACTTTCCATGCGTAAATTAAGTTCCCTAAGTGGGATAGATACTGCCACCATTTCAAGAATTGTAAATGGCAAACAATGTGCAAATATGAATCATCTTAGAATTCTCTCTAAATGTCTAAATGTGCCTATAAAAAAATTATTAATAGCTGATGGATATGATATAACATCCTTAAATGATGAAAACTCTATGGATTCATCTTCCCTTATAAAAAACATTCATGAACTTTTAAAATTGCCTGATCTACTAAATTACAAATGTGATTTATCAAAAATAGAAGAGGAACTAGAAAAATATAAAATATATGCCCTTACAGAAGAAGGGAAAAATATCATATACAAAGATTTTAATAAAAAAATAGAAGCTGTAAATGGAAGTGGTTTATTTATAGAGGAACTAAAGCAAATGTATAAAAAATTCTGTGATGAGAGTATTCCAGAAGAAATTCACGCTCTACTTGGAAGTGGACTGCTTTATTTTATACTTTCCGTAGATATTATTCCAGACTATGTATTTCCAATTGGATATCTAGATGATATTATAGCTATAAAATTAGTGCTTCATAATATACTAGAGGTAAAGCAAAAACATGAACATGAAAAAGATATGTATAATATACTTTAA
- a CDS encoding purine-nucleoside phosphorylase, with amino-acid sequence MDLSMKIRETVEYIDMNIRVTPKIGIILGSGLGELAEEIEEPKIYNYNEIPHFPVSTVEGHKNRFVIGDLEDKRVIAMQGRFHYYEGYSMEEVTFPIRVMKKLGVEILIVTNAAGGVNKNYKSGELMLISDHINLSERNPLIGKNLEDFGTRFPDMSEAYNKGLIKIAKNAALQLNIQLQQGVYVYMSGPSYETPAEINMLSILGGDAVGMSTVPEVIAANHSGMKVMGISCITNMAAGILRQPLNHEEVIKTSSMVSKNLKLLLRKILREL; translated from the coding sequence ATGGATTTAAGCATGAAAATAAGAGAAACTGTGGAATATATAGATATGAATATAAGAGTCACTCCTAAGATAGGGATTATACTGGGCTCGGGGTTAGGAGAGCTGGCAGAGGAAATTGAGGAACCTAAAATTTATAATTATAATGAAATACCGCATTTTCCGGTTTCTACAGTGGAGGGACACAAGAATAGATTTGTTATAGGAGATCTTGAAGATAAACGTGTAATTGCAATGCAGGGAAGGTTTCATTATTACGAAGGATATTCAATGGAAGAGGTAACTTTTCCCATTAGAGTAATGAAGAAATTAGGAGTAGAAATACTTATAGTTACTAATGCCGCAGGAGGAGTAAATAAAAATTATAAAAGTGGAGAACTTATGCTTATAAGTGATCATATAAATTTATCCGAACGGAATCCACTTATAGGAAAAAATTTAGAGGATTTTGGAACTAGATTTCCGGATATGTCAGAGGCGTATAATAAAGGGCTTATAAAGATAGCAAAGAATGCAGCACTACAATTAAATATACAATTACAGCAGGGAGTATATGTATACATGAGTGGGCCAAGCTATGAAACACCAGCTGAAATAAATATGTTAAGTATATTAGGAGGGGATGCAGTAGGTATGTCCACAGTTCCAGAAGTAATTGCAGCAAATCACAGTGGTATGAAAGTTATGGGAATATCCTGTATAACTAATATGGCAGCAGGAATACTTAGGCAGCCTTTAAACCATGAGGAGGTTATAAAGACTTCATCTATGGTATCTAAAAATTTAAAATTACTTTTAAGAAAAATATTGAGGGAACTATAA